TCCGAAAAACGCGCCGGGCGCCGCTCATATGAGGAGCGCAGTGAGGGGAGGGGGCCGGGATCAAAGTCGATACGTGTCACGCGCGCACTCCCAGCCAGGCGTTGGGTTTTCCGGCGGGTTCATCACAGAGCTGCACTCGCCCGGCGTCTTCGCCGTAGCGATCGATGAGCGTTCCGCGGCAGGTGCTCCAGGAGCAGAGCGGCCGCGGAAGGCGCATCTCACGTACCAGACTCATGCGGTGGGCTTGCCCCAGCTCGTCGTTAAATCCGAATTCGTAGCGCATCGTCGGCAGCGGCTCCCAGCGCAGCTCAACCGTCCCCTCCAGGGGGGCTTCCCGCACCAGCCCGGGGATCGTGATCGAACCCTCCACGCACCCCTCCATGGGCATCATCGGCGCCGGCCACTGCCCCAGCGTCACCTCCATGTCCAGCGTCAACGAGGTTGCCCGGCGGCTGCCTGTGATCTCACCGAGGCCGCGCTCGGTGAAGCTGTACTGACTCTTGACCCGACCGTCCCGACGCTCCTGGAGCGCTTCGGTGTCAAAGCGCGGCACCCATCCAGCCTGCTGATACCAGCGGATGGTGGGCACGATCCCCTGGCGAAAGTCCGTCCAGACCGGCGCCCAGCCCATCTGGCGCAACTTCTCGGAGACGACTACCGCGTCTTCGCGCACGTAGAACAGGGCGTTGCGATCGAGTCGGGGCCGCAGCGGGCTGCTGAGCCCGTGTTCGCGTTGCACCCGCTTCCACAAGAGCCGCAAGAGCCCGCGCATGCGGCCAAAGGCAAATTCGTTGTCGATCAAGGGGCTGATCATCGCCCAGAAGGTCACCGTGGGCATCGGTACCGAGGGGCCCAGATCGATGCCGTAGCCCTCGGCGATCGAGGTGAGTACTTCGCCAAAACTCAGCG
This window of the Lujinxingia litoralis genome carries:
- a CDS encoding NAD-dependent epimerase/dehydratase family protein; protein product: MASKNKRTKRALVLGAAGGLGVHVVAALSEAGWEVVAADRRRLAETGRESLVEGAGASWHVLDDEPDSLAELMKGCTALVNAAATVSLSEPYQALMLDNVELPRQLYLLAADAGVEQMIQISCASIYDGERGVRTEESPADPYNDYERTKVEAEDLLRRLRAQHEEGPALTILRPGLLYGPGCTEMSAGLVTLVAMLRDLASYLPGLSGGPRTNWCHAGDAASAVAVALEHADARDTTLNVGDDTTLSFGEVLTSIAEGYGIDLGPSVPMPTVTFWAMISPLIDNEFAFGRMRGLLRLLWKRVQREHGLSSPLRPRLDRNALFYVREDAVVVSEKLRQMGWAPVWTDFRQGIVPTIRWYQQAGWVPRFDTEALQERRDGRVKSQYSFTERGLGEITGSRRATSLTLDMEVTLGQWPAPMMPMEGCVEGSITIPGLVREAPLEGTVELRWEPLPTMRYEFGFNDELGQAHRMSLVREMRLPRPLCSWSTCRGTLIDRYGEDAGRVQLCDEPAGKPNAWLGVRA